One genomic window of Syngnathoides biaculeatus isolate LvHL_M chromosome 13, ASM1980259v1, whole genome shotgun sequence includes the following:
- the LOC133511472 gene encoding cytochrome c oxidase assembly factor 1 homolog isoform X4 has protein sequence MRVPTIKLQQLTIFSTLLTGGGISTMYYLIQKYHKLALEKLEGCALAMDSLGAPPLKIHNIHLHDRDNRIDQRTAQVKIPLTGSRTGGYLYTSSIRDPDTNRWSVKTAVLRLKEGETINLMNPPSIAKEFTE, from the exons ATGAGAGTTCCCACCATCAAACTGCAGCAGCTCACCATATTCAGTACCTTGCTGACTGGAGGAGGGATTAGCACCATGTACTACCTGATCCAGA AGTACCACAAATTGGCCCTGGAGAAGTTGGAAGGATGTGCGCTTGCCATGGACAGTTTGGGAGCTCCACCTTTAAaaattcacaacatccatctacACGACAGAGACAATCGTATAGATCAGCGAACAGCAcag GTAAAGATTCCTCTTACTGGATCAAGAACTGGTGGCTATTTATACACGTCTTCCATCAGAGACCCAGACACCAACAG ATGGAGTGTGAAGACAGCAGTTTTGAGGCTCAAAGAAGGGGAGACCATCAACTTAATGAATCCTCCATCAATTGCAAAAGAATTCACTGAATGA
- the LOC133511472 gene encoding cytochrome c oxidase assembly factor 1 homolog isoform X3: protein MRVPTIKLQQLTIFSTLLTGGGISTMYYLIQKKLSNSEYHKLALEKLEGCALAMDSLGAPPLKIHNIHLHDRDNRIDQRTAQVKIPLTGSRTGGYLYTSSIRDPDTNRWSVKTAVLRLKEGETINLMNPPSIAKEFTE, encoded by the exons ATGAGAGTTCCCACCATCAAACTGCAGCAGCTCACCATATTCAGTACCTTGCTGACTGGAGGAGGGATTAGCACCATGTACTACCTGATCCAGA AGAAACTTTCAAATTCAGAGTACCACAAATTGGCCCTGGAGAAGTTGGAAGGATGTGCGCTTGCCATGGACAGTTTGGGAGCTCCACCTTTAAaaattcacaacatccatctacACGACAGAGACAATCGTATAGATCAGCGAACAGCAcag GTAAAGATTCCTCTTACTGGATCAAGAACTGGTGGCTATTTATACACGTCTTCCATCAGAGACCCAGACACCAACAG ATGGAGTGTGAAGACAGCAGTTTTGAGGCTCAAAGAAGGGGAGACCATCAACTTAATGAATCCTCCATCAATTGCAAAAGAATTCACTGAATGA